In Lemur catta isolate mLemCat1 chromosome 5, mLemCat1.pri, whole genome shotgun sequence, the genomic stretch ATCCTAGTGAGGTCTCCTAGTGATGTCTGTATTTGTGACTCTGCCTAATGGGTTGACATGTTTTCTGTTTCAATTTTATCAGAGACTTGGTGTCAATGATCTTTCGGTTCCCTAATTCATAAAGGCAAACTAGTCAGGAGGCATTTGCTACTTATAATGCCTTATGTTGCAGCCTCCCTTTTCTAGTTCCATGGAAGAGATACAGAATGGGTTTGTGAGGTTCAGGGGAGGTAGAGGTAATTGGTTCTCAGTGGAACACTGGAATTACCAATCCCACTTTCAGTCTTAGGAAGAGAATGCTGGagctgcccctctccccaccactttaaaaatattatagaaatattcaaatatacacaaaagttGAGAAAATTGTGTAATTAACCTTCATGTACCATCACccattttcaataattattaatagtttttaggCAGGTTTCTGACCAAAAAATATAGTGTCCTGGGAGCTTCAATTTTAGATCTTTGTTCAGCTTTTGCCTTCCAAATTTTGATTATTGGAGCTTTGAACACTGCAACTGTATTAGAAGGATTTCAGTGAGGAATTTACTGTTTAATAGTCAATTAAATCAGTCTCCTTTCAGCTCCCCTCCCTCTTAGGGAAAGTGGCTGGTTGTAGGGTGCCAGGTGGAATTTGGAGGTATCTGTTGTGGCTCAGAGTTGTTTCTCATAAAACTGATCACTGTCCCAATTTCCGTGCAGAAGACCAAATTAAAAACGAAGTTGGAGAAAGGATGGGCATGTAGCCTGTTCTTATCCTGCCTCACTGCTGTTTTCTAAGTATTTACAGAGTGTAAATTTACAGATAGTAGTTTCCTGGCCAAACTCTGGAGAGTAGCTCAGTACTTTCTCTCCCCTCAACAAATTTGCTCGTGGTCTTCGGGGACGAGTTGTCAAGTGTGAGTTTCTGGTTATTAGTATTGACTGGTCTATGACCTCTTTTACCCAGAGCGTCAAGCGCCTCTTGCAAAGCACTCCCAGTAGGGCCTCTTGGGGAAGGAGAAACTGCTGTCACGCAAAACGGCGGAGCGTAGACCTGCAAGCCTTGTGCTTGCTGGCTCTGCTGCTTCGAAAAGCCAGAGTCCGCACTCTCGGCGGCTCCTGGGTTGTAAGAGGGTGCCGGAGGGACTTCGACCCGGCAGAGAAGCTGGGAATCCAGCATCAAATGCCTCACAGCACTTGGTTCTGGGGCTGCTGTTTCCTTAAGCCTGGAAGGCGTGGTCGTTCACGTTCACGGTTCCGCCTCCGCCCTGTCGGCCGCGGAGTTCCGCCCTCCCCGCGGGTGTGCAGGTGCTCAGTGGGTCAGAGCGCCCGGTACTCGACGCGCGGCTCTCAGAACGGCGGGAGGAGCCCAGCCGGGCTCAGCCCCGGTACCAACAGTCTTCAGGCAGGGGTCGTGGAGGTCAAGACGCCGCCGGTCTCAGTGGTCCTAGAAAACGCTGTTTAAGGAGGGATGCGTCAGTTTCTCCAGGCGTCTTCCTGGCCCCGCCCGACGCCCGCGATCCGAGGCTGGGGCGAGGTCCCAGCCGACCGGGACTGGAGACGGCGCCTCCCGAGCCCGGCAGTTTGTCTCGTCTCTGCACCCCTAGGCGGCGCTGCGCTCCTCCGCACCGGGCCGGCTCCGCATTCCCAGACGGCGGCCGAGCCTCGGGTCTAGCGAGCCCACTCGCAGCCGGCCGGCCGCGGGTAACTCCAGTACTCCGGAGACCGGACGTCGGCGGTCGCTGAATCTCCCGCCGGCAGCAGTGACGGCCGGCCAGAACTTACTCGTCACCGCGGCTCGTGCTCTCCAGGAGTCCGGAGCATGATCCTGAGTCACCGTTGGCGGAGCGTGGACACCGAGAGGGaggatggtggggtggggggtggcagttCTCTGTGTGTGGGCTTCCTGCTGCGCTGCTGCGGGACAACTCGAGTACTCAGTGCCCGAGGAGACTGAACGGGGCGTAGCCATAGGCAACGTCGCCGCGGACTTGAAGCTGCCAGCGGCCACTCTCTCCTTGCGGAACTTTCGCTTCCTTTCCAGCCACAGCGAGGTCTACTTCGGGGTGAACCTGGCCAGCGGTAGCTTAATGGTTAGAGAGCCAGCGGACCGCGAGCGGCTGTGTGGGACCAAGGCTGCCTGCGTCTTGACCTATGACCTAGTGCTGGAGGACCCGCTGGAGCTGCACAAGATGCGCGTTCATGTCCTGGACACCAATGACAACTCACCCGTCTTTCCTGCTGGGGATGTGGAGCTTCACATCCCTGAATTCCTGACGCCCGGAGCCCGCTTTACTCTCCCTAATGCCCAAGACGCCGACGAGGGAAGCAACGGGGTGCTAAGCTACAGCCTGAGCCCCAGCCAGCACTTTCGCCTGGACATGGGGTCGCGGGTCGACGGCAGTCAATACCCAGAGCTGGTATTGGAGAAAGTGCTGGATCGCGAGCGGCGCGCCACCCACCTGCTGGTGCTTACAGCTCGGGACGGCGGGCTGCCTGCGCGCTCCGGAGACGCACAAGTCACCGTCATCGTGGTGGACACAAACGACAACGCGCCTGTATTTGAGCGCTCCGTATACCGCACCAAGGTTCCAGAGACTGCACCCAATGGGACTGTGTTATTCCGAGTTCAAGCCTCGGATCCGGATGAAGGCTCCAATGGAGAAATCCGATACTCCTTAAGCAACAGCACGCAAGCAGAGCTGCGACATCGCTTTCAAGTGCACCCTAAAAGTGGGGAGGTGCGGGTAGCTGCTTCGTTAGGTCCACCGGAAACACTGTTGGAGGCATACATCGAGGCCAAGGATGAAGGCGCCTTCAGTCTAGCTAGCACCGCTAAATTGCTGGTGGAGGTGACTGATGTGAACAATCATGCCCCGGAAGTGAACTTCCTGAGTCTCTCCAGCCTAGTACCCGAGGATGCTGCCCCTGGCACGGTGATTGCACTCTTTACTGTAAAGGATGAGGATCTCGGTTCCAACGGTAGGGTCCTTTGCGGCATGTCCAGTGGAGGCCCTTTTAAGCTGAGGGCTTCCTTTGACAACTACTACAGCCTGCTGATTGATGGGCCCCTGGACCGGGAGCAGATCAGTGAATACCAGGTTCTGATCACTGCCTCAGATTGTGGCTTGCCCCCACTTAGCACCCGACGCACAATCACCGTGACACTTGCTGATGTGAATGACAATACACCAAGCTTTTCTCAACCGCAACAGGAACTTTTTGTTGCTGAAAACAATGCCCCTGGGGCCTCTCTAGGCCGAGTGTTTGCCCAGGACCCAGACCTGGGGAAGAATGGCCTTGTCTGTTACGAGCTGTTGGATATTTTCTCAGAAGGGCCACCAGCCTCTAGCTTGGTGGCAGTAGAATCATTCAGTGGGGCTATCACTGCCAAAACTTCCTTTGATTTTGAGCGGCTCAGGGGGTTTCACTTCCAAGTAGAAGGCCGGGATGGTGGCATTCCTCCCAGAAGTGCAACAGTGACTGTAAACTTGTTTGTCGTAGATAGAAATGACAATGCTCCAGTCATCTTGTTTCCCTTACCCAGAAATGGTTCTGTGGCAGTGGAAATTGTGCCCCGCTCTGCCAGAGCTGGACACTTCGTCACAAAAGTAGTAGCAGAGGATGCAGACAGTGGTTCCAATGCCTGGCTTTCTTACCACATCTCTCAAGCGTCTGACTCTAGCCTTTTCAGAATTTCAACCAATATGGGAGAGCTCCGGACTGCTCGCTTAGTTCTTCCCACTGATGCAGTTAAgcagagggtggtggtggtggttcagGACCATGGAGACCCACCACTTTCCTCCTCTGTCATTTTGGGTGTGTTATTGAGCAACTTTGCCCCTCAGGTCCTTCCAGACTTTGAAGATGTGTGGGAACCAGGAGAGAAGCTTTCTGCCCAGAACTTGTATTTGGTAATTGCCCTggcctgtatttcttttttatttctgggctGCTTACTCTTCTTCATATGTATAAAGTTGAGCCAGAGCCCACGTTGTTGCTCTCAGAGCTGCTGTCACCTTCCAGAGGATCTGAGGTACGGAAGGAAGATGGCTTCAAATCCTTGCATAACATCAGCCACAATCGATGTCACTACAGTTGAAAGACTTTCTCAGACTTACCTCTACCGGGCCTCTCTGGGAGTTGGTTCTGATAATAACAGTTTGCTGTTGTGTAGGGAGTACAATGCTGCCGACCTGAGAAATCTGGCCAGTGGAGTAGGACTGAATTTGCCAATATCCTGTATTCAGATTTGGAATAGGCAAGGGGATCATGCAAATGTCAATGCCATGGTAAGCAAATTTTATGGGATTTGAGTCCTTGGACCTGGCGATGGCTGTACCTGTATTCTGAAATGTTTCTTAGATGAGCCTTTGGCAACAGTTAGTCAATTGAAATGAACACTCCTGTGCTAAGAATTCTGGAAGTATAAAAGTATTAGAAGATTGTTCTAGGCTTCAAGGAACTTATAGTTTGTTTTTGAGAAACAAGGgtaaaatattagaacttattaaagaataataaaagtaatatagcATAAAGGtcttaagttaaaaataagaaagtgccAAAATATTGCTTAAGCAACAGATATGTGTAAGGTACTCTCTTACCTAGAGCGAAGAGCGAAAAATACGTAAGAGTCTTTgcataatataaacataatattaTGAAAGGTGAGACATTTACTCAAACTGTaacaatacattattttaaaatgataaccacaagagatgtaaaaataaattgcaatgaagattcaaagaaggaagagagagaacatgAGAGAACAtttgggtggggaggagggaatcaGAGAAGGCTTTGTGATACAGATAGCATTTGATTTGGATCTTAAATGATATACCATTTAATAAAATGCAGCATATTCTCTAGCCTATATTTTCATGAATACCATTTTGGCAAAGTTGTCTTCTTTGAGAATGACACTCTAAAACAGAGGTAATAGCTCCACAGAAATTTGTAAATACACAGAAATTATAAGCATGTCTCAGAACATCTACTTGATTGATGAAAGTTCATACTATTGGGCACAAGACTTGACAACCttttattttgtgtctttattaatatatttgacaaagaagaaagatgagTAATTTTTGTC encodes the following:
- the LOC123637873 gene encoding protocadherin alpha-C1 isoform X2, with protein sequence MVGWGVAVLCVWASCCAAAGQLEYSVPEETERGVAIGNVAADLKLPAATLSLRNFRFLSSHSEVYFGVNLASGSLMVREPADRERLCGTKAACVLTYDLVLEDPLELHKMRVHVLDTNDNSPVFPAGDVELHIPEFLTPGARFTLPNAQDADEGSNGVLSYSLSPSQHFRLDMGSRVDGSQYPELVLEKVLDRERRATHLLVLTARDGGLPARSGDAQVTVIVVDTNDNAPVFERSVYRTKVPETAPNGTVLFRVQASDPDEGSNGEIRYSLSNSTQAELRHRFQVHPKSGEVRVAASLGPPETLLEAYIEAKDEGAFSLASTAKLLVEVTDVNNHAPEVNFLSLSSLVPEDAAPGTVIALFTVKDEDLGSNGRVLCGMSSGGPFKLRASFDNYYSLLIDGPLDREQISEYQVLITASDCGLPPLSTRRTITVTLADVNDNTPSFSQPQQELFVAENNAPGASLGRVFAQDPDLGKNGLVCYELLDIFSEGPPASSLVAVESFSGAITAKTSFDFERLRGFHFQVEGRDGGIPPRSATVTVNLFVVDRNDNAPVILFPLPRNGSVAVEIVPRSARAGHFVTKVVAEDADSGSNAWLSYHISQASDSSLFRISTNMGELRTARLVLPTDAVKQRVVVVVQDHGDPPLSSSVILGVLLSNFAPQVLPDFEDVWEPGEKLSAQNLYLVIALACISFLFLGCLLFFICIKLSQSPRCCSQSCCHLPEDLRYGRKMASNPCITSATIDVTTVERLSQTYLYRASLGVGSDNNSLLLCREYNAADLRNLASGVGLNLPISCIQIWNRQGDHANVNAMPRQPNPDWRYSASLRAGMHSSVHLEEAGILRAGPGGPDQQWPTVSSATPEPEAGEVSPPVGAGVNSNSWTFKYGPGNPKQSGPGELPDKFIIPGSPAIISIRQEPTNSQIDKSDFITFGKKEETKKKKKKKKGNKTQEKKEKGNSTTDNSDQ